Genomic DNA from Etheostoma cragini isolate CJK2018 chromosome 7, CSU_Ecrag_1.0, whole genome shotgun sequence:
CACATATACATCCCATAAACAAGGTCAACTTCttgaaatcaatattttttgaggaaaagcagaaaaccttattgttattgtcatttgGTGAAAATATAGTTCTTCTTTTGTCCTTAAAGGGACAGTTAACCCACAAATCAAGAATACATGTTTTCTTCTTACCTGtaaggcaattttttttttggtgtgagttgcccagGTTTAGCACTACTAACCAATACTGCAAGCTCATATTTCTCTNNNNNNNNNNcccccccccccccctacaggtttctctatagagctccccctacaggtttctctttAGAGCCCCTAAAGGTTCTCTATAGAGCAAGGGTGGTTTGTCTGCTCACAGGCCCTAGTGGGGAGTGAGACGACCTCCATTCGACTCGAAAAAAATCACATAACCAATGTAGTAACTCCAAAGCTGTTCATTTAAGGTAAATTATGcaaaaaaactttgaagactgttgtttttttctcctttgtgcAGAAAAATGTGTACGGTGCCAGTGTAATCATATTTGAAGGAATTATGTCTTTTGCAGACAAAGAGCTTCTTCAGGTAAGGAAaaacgtttctttttttctttctttttgaagAAATATTGTGTGAAGTCAAGCAATCACCTCTAGGTTTTGTTGTTTGAGCAGCCGCTTTTGCTGAAGTGAATTTTATTGAACCATTAGGGGGTGTTTGTTCTTCCCACCTGCAGCTCCTGGATATGAAAATCTTTGTGGACACAGACTCAGACATTCGGCTGCGCAGGGACATCACAGAACGTGGACGGGACATTGAAGGCGTCATCAAGCAATACAACAAGTTTGTGAAACCGGCCTTTGAGCAGTACATTGAGCCAACAATGAGACTGGCTGACATTGTTGTGCCGAGAGGTGAGACTTCCTCATTACTAGAAACAActtaaactactactactactactactactactactacatagAACCTAGTACATCCAGCTACATTGGTCTcttcttgtttttccttctaAGGTGGTGGGAATATGGTGGCTATTGATCTGATAGTGCAGCATGTTCACAGCCAGCTGGAGGAAGTGAGTAGCCAAAACACTGATTGTTCATTAGAGGGTGGCGCCACCATGTGTCCTAAAGCTGTAACATACAGACAGAAGGAGATTCTCCCAAGTGTTTGTACAGTAATCTGCTTCAAGCTCAAATTACAACAAATCTTCTCAATCAACGTTCAGACTTTTATTCCTCTccctttgaaaaataaagttaaagcaAAAGTCTGGTGTTCTCTTATATTCTTCTTATTCACAACAAATGGGAGGTCAGAAGCTGCAGAaactgttaaaattaaaaacacgaCAGGGGAAATTATATTAATTCTACTTTATCATTCAGCAGATATCAACTAACggtgtaacgatacaccaatcTTGATCGATTCTCAACGATTCAATATTATcgatacaaagtgaaaaaatcaACACACATCGTCATCTTTAAGCCTTAATTTTGAAAATCCCactttataattgttttttttaatgaaaaagagtagtttttttcattatttaaatgtctgaaaaaacTTAGTAATGAAATTGTCAAATCACATTTTAGTTCATTTGTTCAGATATATATAAATGTTAGAGACGAAGCTTATGCATCGTCTCGTAACGTTGCATGCACTTGAATTGAATCGAATCAAAATTGCGGCTTTGTGAtatcagtaaatattgtatCGTTGTCCAGACAAAATTAATATCTTATCATTGTAAAACGTGTGATTTACACCCCTAATATTAACTCCAGAAATAGCTGATTTTTCTGCATGCAAGTGTATTTACGTTATCTGAAGGTTAAATGTTAGCATACACAGTATACAGTGTAACACTAAAGTAAAGGGGAGAGTTCCTACTATAACCCTTTGAGTCCTTCCCCGTCCTGTTGCTGTAAATCCTAATCCGCAGCAGAAAATAGTCCCCATTAAATGCACTTAATAttcttgtttgtaaaaaaagttTGCAGAAAACTACAtgtattactatttatttatttttttaatcttcagcAGCAATGGATGGGTTTGGGACTGAGAAATGAGCTGTGGTCTTCTCCCTATCTCTATTTTTCACTCTATGTTCTTGTCTTTCTCTGACCCTCTCTTAAGCAGCGTGAGCTCACTGTCAGGTACGCTGATGTGTATTTTAACTTTACCTCCTCTGGATAACTGTTTTTGGAGATCTttggccctatcttgcacctaGCACATAGTAGTTTAAGACCAatgcagttgtcaatttcctgtcgtttaaaaaacaaatgcacctgcgcccatctttgcacccatgggtCTGCCGCTGGTCGTGCttgaaggtgtgttcaggtgcattcttggcgtatttCTATGTTGAGGCAGCGCAAAGTggtcgcgccattgaccaacaaaaacctggtgtaaagtcaataacgcattAACATTTCATTGTGATTTTAACAACGCGTTAGTAAAATGCGACTAGGCTCGGGCACAGCACGTGCACACTGTTTGTTCCACTCACAGGGACGCGcatcagcacacaaacatgcaaaagattaaaaaataaaaatgttacggTGTGAAAAGAAGTATATGATCTTCTCGCCAATTTCACTTCACACAcgagcagatcagtttcttcgCTCCTTCTTGATCAGCAGATCTTCCATCATGATAGCAATGTGGCAATGTACAAACATGCCTGGTTTTTAAAGGgaagatgacactctgattggtttattgcatgttgcacccaaaacacacctaggATTAATCAAATTAGCAAAAGTGGATTGGTACACGCCCTAAACGCGCCTGCGCTTCATGCCGTGCGCTTatatcgttaaaatagggcctcTTGTGTCGTTGTTGTGCACAGACTGGACCTTGACACTCTCTCTGGTCTTAATGGTAACTCTCTGCTGTCTGAGTGTAGCAGAATAACACAGAAAACCTTTTGATCTAAACACCCTCTGCTCCGTCCCAGGGCGCTCCTGGCCTCCGCTCAGCAGACTCAGCCGCTGCCCCGGACGCTCAGCGTGTTGGAGAGCACGCCGCAGGTCAGAGGCCTGCACACCATCATCAGGTACCCACCTGTGCTCATTGAATACGAGTCCTCATAACAGTTCTCTCATATAATATGAGAGGTAACTTTTCTTTTCGGTAATGCAGGAATATAGAAACCAGTCGAGGTGAGTTCATCTTCTACTCAAAGAGATTAATGCGTCTTCTCATAGAACACGCACTGACGTTCCTACCATCTCAGGTGGGTACATTGTGAAGTGAAAACTGAAGTGGATATATTCACTATTTCTATATTAACAATAGATCACATGACTGGATGAGGTCGCTTGtagtgatgaacccacagagaattgTCACGGACAGTTCCCTTCAGGTTTGAGTATTTTAGCTCATTGTATTTGGTTTTACAGCCCACCGTACTTGGACTGACTGGCTTCTCTCTCACCGCTCTAATCATATATCTAATCGCCAATATAGTTTAAAAATCAACTTGCAGAGACATGAAGCTTCCTTGagataattataataacaacacCCTGGCCATCATTTTAATTATGTGTTTCTCACAGTTGTTGTTGCATGGTAACAAAGCTGAATGCAGAGACTATTTTAAAAACTTCAAGCACCAGCTCACCAGCTCAGGAGTCAACTTCCCAACATTTAcaactcatttttttctcttttctttgttagATGTTATTCTAAGTACCCTTAAAACATCACAGCcgcacattttcttttttatctaaaaatatcCGCCCGGTGAATCAGTGTAGCCCGTTTGATAAGTTGTTCAAGTTGTCTTGTCTTGTTCAACATTCCTGCTTCATTTCAGTTTGCTCTTCTTTacagaatgtggtctagacctactctatctggaaggtgtcctgagataacttcagttatgatttgacactatgaaTAGAATGAATGAAGTTCAATTTAAATGATATCACTGTTTATTGTTCCTCCTGTTCCTGTTTCTAAAGACAAAGCGTTTAAGCAGCCAACTCTCACATATCAGTTGTCAAAGTTTGAAGTTAACAAGAAAGAGTTTCAAAACCAGTTCTCCACAACGTACCTGACAAACAGTAAACGCTCTCTGGGAAAGTTCAAGTCTCTGCAAGTTGATTTTAATATGATTCTGACATGAACCAAAACCACTAGATTCCTACAAGGTATCATATAAAAAGTTTTTTGCAAAATTGTTAATGTTAAAGTTAAGTGTAGTCAATTTGTGTTGAATGCCCTAAAGCAAACAATTCAATACAATTCTGTtaatagtatcaattcataacaagagttatctcgagacactttgcagatagagtaggtctagaccacgctcCATAACTTACAAGGACctaacaggtctagtagttccctccggagcaagcaacagtgcgacagtggggaggaaaaactcccttttagggagaaacctgggacagacccaggctcttggtaggcggtgtctgacgggccagACAAACTGTCCTTTTCTGAGACAACACATATACTACAGAAATACATCGATATCTAGGCTATTTTCTTGTATGCAGATACAGGAGTGTGTAGTAAAATGATGTGTCTTCTGTATCTTCTACCAGCCGTCTGGAGTCCAGACTCCACAGGGCTATGAGTACGAGGGCCGCAGTTACAACGGGAGAGGGGTGAGTGATGTTTTAAAAGGTCTTGTTAACTTCCAGTCAGGTGTGTCCACATCGGGTTTCTGTCATCACACTTGCTCGGCCGCCTCGTCTCCACAGATCACCGGTGTGTCGGTCTTGCGGGCGGGTGAGACCATGGAGCCCGCCCTGAGGGCCGTGTGCAAGGACGTCCGCATCGGCAAGATCCTCATCCAGACCAACATTGACTCAGGCGAACCAGAGGTAGAAAAAACATGAGTCACTTCGAACCAAATGTTCCTCACATCCAGACCTTCAAGATGAGCTACATCTTGTGACACTCAACACGATAGGATAGTGTCGTAAAAATTGCATCAAACAAAAGATACACAGTTTTggactgtattttatttatttatttattttttttcccttcttccaCATGATGTGTGTCTCCGTGGTAACTACCCTTCCTGCTTTCGTAACCATGGTAAcctgtctcctcctctctggcCTCTCGCCAGCTGCATTACCTGCGTCTGCCCAAAGACATCAGCGAAGATCATGTCATCCTAATGGACAGCACGGTCTCCACCGGAGCTGCTGCCATGATGGCAGTACGAGTCCTATTGGTGGGTGGATATTAACACCATTATTCTTCAGTAAGACAACAGGAGGAGCACCCCCCCATCCCCTTGGTCTGTCACATGTATTGCATTGCTTATCTGTGTGGTTATTGATTGGAAGTTTACTTCTTCCCCTGGggagattagattagattagacagcattatttctgcaaaaagaaaatgttaaatatttccCTGCCTTTCCATTTACCCATTATCCCTCTGATGATGATCAGCCAGGCACTGACAGTTGTtgctgtggtgtgtttgtgtgtgtgtgtgtgtgtgtgtgtgtgtgtggctgagcaGGATCACGAGGTGCAGGAGGAGAATATCGCCTTGGTGTCGTTGTTGATGGCGGGGCTAGGGGTTCACTCTGTGGCCTACGCCTTCCCGAAGGTCAAAATCATCATCAGCGCTGTGGACAAGAGTCTGGACAACTTGTTACATGTAATTCCCCGTATCGGTaagccatcacacacacacacgcacacacacacacgcatttacACTTTATGTAACTGAGCGGTTAAAGCAGAAGGCATTTGTCTTAAAGTAGAACTAATTTGACCATGTTGAGTatgggtgggaatcaccagacgcctcccgatacaatatcatgaCGATACTaatgccacgatacgatattactGCAATTGTAGACAtgtgcaatattctgtgatatattgcaattcataacctttttttccaacttctaatttttcccaatttcaaatgatgtccccaaaaggaaactttgtcaacagcTGTcttatataaaaagaaacatttctgtttgttcatatcaattcagttttattgctgcaaaatgggacaaactgaccaacacatatataacaaAAGATGCATACATGGCGCCTGAGTATTGATATAGtattgccatggaaaatatcgcgatactatgctggatctatttatttttttttcccacctcTGATGTTGAGTCGCTCAAAACTTGCTGAACTTTAATTTGAATAAGATGACTACACATacaaattttaactttttttcagcaCACATCCCCGTCCTCGGTGTGTAAAATATGTCCACGGTCTTTGCAGACGATGAAAGATAATAAACGTTTGGGTTTCAAGTTGGACGATTTCATTTCATGTCTCAGCAGATTCTAATTTTATGCTTGTGTCACTTCAGATTTGAAGCGAGCTCTGTTCTCGATCAGCACTGCcactaaacaaaacaatatgcaCATCCAATGTCTGTCCAGACTGTTGCATGCCAACGTAAATAATTACATATCATTACATAATCAAACTTTACTTGCAGACATTAAGATGGGTATTCAATTTAATATGTCAAACCAATTAAATAGTCTCTCCCTTTGTGAATCAATTACAATTTCACTGTCACTGAGCTCTTATTTCCGAATCTCCCAGCCGTTGCAGCTGTTTAGTTTGACTGTGTATCCATGCtgttcttttcattattttcttcagCCTCTAACCCGCTGACACACAGCCGCTCTGGGTccactgttgtgtgttttcaggggACTTTGGGGACCGGTACTTCGGTACAGACGGGTCCGACAGCTGGGGTGACAAAGACCACGAGCATCCGTCATGCTGACACACATCTGTGAGCCACtgtgaaagaaaatacaaacactgTTTGAAAACACCCGTTATTGTGCATCCTCCCCTCCAGACACAGACCAGCCCAAAAACCTGTTTGCGTACATgaacttttgtacttttatacaACGGATGGATCACGGTCGAGTTGTATGCAGGAGggatattttgttgtatttacagCTGAGTGTTCATAATTTTCATACAGAAGGGTGACAGAGGTGAAACAGTGCCATTGCCTTTGAGGTACAATaatgcaataacaatattattagatatgacatgtttttatccaGGATTGCACCAATTGTAGTAATTTACTAGTCTGGCTCACcggaccaagccaagctcaatagagggagtctggggagtctgctctgtatttttttatcgcACAAGAGGCgggaccaacgggcatagttcaaatgactctgtacccAATTGGAAAGTCTTTCAACCAATCCGATCAATCATTTAAAAGCAACTTGAGAAAAGAGTTAAAATTAGTGTTTGTGCAACAAATGGAGTATGTTTTTCATCCAGATGGTTAGAGGAGCCTTTGAGGTCCCTGGATATATCTTCAGAACAGTGTTTAAGTGttgttaatttgttgttttggaaaATCTGGGACGCCaatgttatattattacatGAGAGGCACAAACTGAGGCTAATTGAATATGAACAGCTGGTGCAACCGGCTCAAAAATGAGCGCTAATCTAAATGCATTCATATGCTACTCCAGAAGAGACATTTCTTATATTTGTACTGTAAATTATGTAATAAACACATCTAGAGTGAGGTAGCTGTCAGAGATATTATGTGatgaattaattattaacatATTACTGTACCACAAATCTCAATCTTGTAGGTTTAAAACATCCACAAGAGGTGTAAAATGcctataaatatatacaatgaTCAAGCTTGAATTCCGGGTTTAAGAAAACATCTAATTCAGgggttgttttcatttctcacTGCCTCTTTCTACTcaacttgtttttattatgcGTCGGCACTGATCTGTCAGCTGTAGATCAGATGATCAGAGCGAGGTCAAGCAGGGTAATATGCCACTTCTGAATGATTTCCACGGTGCCCTGGCTCTCAGGGTTCAGAAACAGGCTGTCCAGCTCCTCCCTGTGATGCACTTTAAAGCCTGAGGGGGTCACTGTAGCTCACATTTAGCTGCTCTCCGTGTGATTTATAGCATGTCCCTTTGAAAAATCACTGTGGCTTCACAGTACAGAAGAATGCACACAGTCTCACCTGAATCGCCTCATTTACACAAGTTAAAATATGTTGATACTTGGTGCAATGAATGGCAGTTTAGCTGGCACGTGAAAGGTTTTACCGATCTGATCTAGTGCAGAATACAGGGTGTTAAAGCTCAGTTACACACATGTGAGATAATGATATTAATGTGATTTCAGGGTTACAAAACCAGCAATAAAAACCTTGAGCCTccctagcccccccccccccctccctcctctccgtTTGTTCTCATAGTTTACCCCAAACACGAACACACCTCGTGATGCGTTGGTAAAAATAAGGAtttttatgaccttttatgCTCAGTCTGGGATCCTAGAGTCTTTTCCCTTGTCATGTACCTACAATGAATCTGGCAAGTCTCATTCATGTGTTTATTCAGTCATCCATGCTTCTCACAGTGAGATAAAGGCGTCACATAAGCTGTGAACGTTGTCTCATCTTCCCACCGACAGCATCTCCTCTCCTACGCGTTTGTTTCGGGCTGCTCCTCACCGAGCGGGTGACACTGTGATCACGGATGTCTTACGACGCACGCTGTATTCTCCAAGACAGCAGAAGACTCAATCGCCCATGTGACTACTGCCTCAAGGTTAACCTGTTACCATGGAGACAAGTCCGCCAATGAAAATTCAGCAGACGGTTGCGATGTTGACTGCAAGCTTTTTGTTTTAAGGGgtgacctatttttttttttcttcttctccttccccCCCCTATTGCacccctccacagctcctcagACACGGACCCCGCTACTGTGGCACATGTGCACGTGAACACACATtctcacagaagaaaaaaacacacacacagcatacacaGGCACATACACACTATGTGAATGGTTGTACGCAATAGTGGCAAGGGACAAAAGAAACCTTAGAtatcaaataatacattttaaaatcatttttcctAGTTTGGCCCTACGATTATAATTGCATATGTTAAGATCTTTCCTTTTATAGGGCTGAAGATGCTAATCTAAAGGCAGCTTTTTCAAAAGcctaagaagaaaaaagtttttcatCCTTCTGTAGTAGACGGCAACGTGAACTCTTTGGTGATATTTAGTCTTTTAGAGAAGGTCGTGTTCAGCGTCACTCAGCAAAATCTGCCGTCTTTCAAATTTGAATAACTGACACTATGAGATGaaacatcttgtttttaaagtgccaCTTTATTACAAAAGTATAAACTTGACTGACATTTCATGAATAGTAATCTTGATATAAAACATTACAATCTTTTGCACTTTAGCACTTAATTACACGCTTTTTGAGTACAAGACCCTGTAGTCTGAAtagcaaacacacaacattagCTGCCACATGTAACTTAGCTGGGCTTTCCAAGAACACACCGTAGCTTCAtggtttcaaaaacaacaaacagaataCACTGAAAAATGTACATTGCAGCTGTTTTCCGCAGTTTGTGTCACAAGATAAGTCATTCCAAAACCACAAACATAATAGAAAAAGATAGATTTCTTGACACTGATgatatatttattattctttctcttttgtaaTGTACATACACATTgcatcaacatacagtataatcacATTGGTTGCTGGGGATATTTGGTCAAATGAAATTCTTGTTATTGTCCAGGATTTGGGTGTAAATTCTATGAGCGTGTTATCCTCGGGGTGATGCTCTGCTGCTTGGCGAGACCATTTGCTTCAcaatttttgtcctttttgcgATATTCTTTTAACACTAtaacagagagaggagggagtgaTGATGGGATATGGCGTTTGCTAATACACATCAGTTCTACTTTCCAAGCTGCACTATGGTGAAACCCAAGCAGATTCATATGACCACAAGGCAGCGACAGATGCCAGTGAGGACTgagcagagagggggggggggggggggNNNNNNNNNNGGGCTGTCTCCAACTTTTGGATTCGAGCAGTCCTTTTTAGTCTTGTTTCAtctgtactttgtgtgtgtgtgtgtgtctcctctctGCTGCACAGAGTCCCACTGAGCCAACGACTTCCTTAATCTAACTGGCTTTGTGCTCTACAGAATAATAAAGCAAcacactaaaaaaaatgaacaaccaacgacagtagaaaaaaaaacattcacatagAGGTACCACACGACAgtgcttgattttttttcttcttttttttttcttttaggtttTTCACGTTTTTTTCAGCATGCAACTTGTAGCAGGCAAAGTGCAGAAACAGGGTCGACAAAGTAAAACACTTCATTTACAGACGGCAGTGGAGACAGTGTTCAGTCCGTTTAAGATGAAACGAAACATGACGGAGGGAAGTATCTGGTCGGCTTTTCAACATAATGATAGTCTAAATTAGTCAAAGCTTTTACGAGGAATGCAAAATGTGTgcaattttttattataatactCTCATCATTTTTTGTCTCGGTCCCTGAGCGTTCAGGAATTTTGATTAGTAATTCATtccttttaaatcattttcattccGTCCTGAATCACATCTTGACCAACTACAGGGAAGGCCTGTTCATGATAAGTGCTACCGAAAGATTTCACCCAACGCTGTGCCTTTTTCCCCTGATAAGAGTCCTGCTAGGACCGTTTTTACCCGCTAAAATTGAGGAAGAATTTAggctttttactttattgtgcTTTGCACATGTGTATCATTAAAATAGAAGTGCTACTGTTACCTGCAGACTGCTCTGCGATGGTCTTGTGCTCTTTTATTATTCACTACCTTTGGATTCCTTTAGAAGGTTTTTAGATTGGGCTTTTTGTCCAGCCCAGGTCCCAGTAGATCACCAGTAGCCTATTGCCCCGAGGCCTCGCGAGCCTGTGAGAAGCATAATGTCATGACTTGAATGTAAACCGTATGTGTGGGTGAGCATGACAGGGGCTCAGCCGTCACTCCTTGTGGTGTTAGCTCAGCTCCTTGTGTGGAAGGATAGGGGTCACAGTGCTGCCGCCGCCTCAGAGCCCGGTCACATACATCTCCATGCCGTCGTTGAAAGTGAAGAtggtggtggtgctggaggTGGCGGAGCCCTGCTTCAGGTCGCCGATGCTCTCGTACAGGTTCTCCCCCGGCAGCAGCAAGGCTTTGGCGGGCAGGTGCTGTAACTTGGGGGTCTGCTGCGTGGGCGGCGGGGGagggggctgctgctgctgcaaggGCTGCTGGGCTTTCTTCCTCCTCGGCCGCAGGGTGGCACACGTGTTGGGGGGCCTCTCTCGCTTCCAGGCGCCGCCACCTTCCATGTTCTCATAAGCCAGATCGCACTCCTCTGTCCCGATGGACTCGTAGCAGTGGTCTACCAGGGGCCCTCCCACTGCTTTGCCCTCTTGAAGGGCCCACGTCTGGGGTTTGACCACTACACTAAACCCCCCGTCCCGGTCTCGGTCCCGGTCTCCGCGACCCAAGGTCCGGAAGCCTGGATTGGCTGGAGGAGACCCCGGCATggctctcttcttctttcctggTTTACACACCTTGGAGTACATCTCAGCCACCTGCAGTAAAAACAACACGTCGCTGAGAttagacaggaaaaaaaatagctcgaaagaaaaaagaaacccGCTCATTAACTGTTTTGGCAAGTTAAATCATAAGAAGATCAAATGCACGTCTAGATGTTAAATATGTAGCTGACGTCAGCAGCCAGTCAGCTTgacttagcttagcttagcttagcataaagaccggAATCCAAGGGAAATGGCTAGCCCGGCTGTCCAAAAACAACTCTAGGAAATGACTGCATCAAGAAATACTCTGGCACATAATCCCCTTTGGGTAAAACTTTGGGTTTTGCTACTTTAAACAAACGAGGTAGAATGTGTGTTGGCAGATTAAGTTACCTTTATACGAAGCCAGGCTAGGtttcaagtctttatgctaagcaaaGCTTATTCATCTTTAATGGACAGACACATTCTTCTAACTCTATATTTCAATGTGAATAAGCATCATTTCCAAAACATAGACTGAGTATTTTAATCGTTTAAAATATTCTGTCTGCTGAACAATAAGAAAAGATTTTTCATTCGTTTCTCAAGCTGTGACTCTTTACGTCGCCTTGCTTGTTTTACAtggaaaacatgttgaaatgataACACCGCTTTTATATTTGGTTTACATTGTACAAACTGAGCAAGGTTGTGTCAtttatctgtctttattttgcaGCGGACTGAAGATCTCTTTGAGGATTCTCAAGACACCTTCAAGAAACTACTTTGGTTAAACAACCTGGGTTTTAAAAGATCgcctttgcatttatttttcacaaaaacaaatactgtcCATTAGAGGCACAAACTAATGCTGGATTAAATTATAATGGATCATTGAATAGTGATAAATAACTCGAGTGAAGTCCTGGGTCCAGCAGATACAGAATATGGAGACTGTAAATCCATCTTTAGAAGTGTTTTGTCTAATATTAAAGCTACCTATAATGGTAGATTTAAGGGGGACATGGGGGACACTGGAACTTCTCACTGACTCACCACAGTGGCAGCCGGTTGGATATTCTCCACTGTGTGAGCACTTAGTGGTCCCAGGGCTTTAGTTTGGTGCAtggccatctcctcctcctctggagGCTTCCAGATGTACTGCTCTCCGTTGCCCATGAACATCACTTCCTGTCAACAGAACAACAAATTGGGGCAGAGCTCGTCGCATGTTCATCTTCTGTGAGTATTTGTGAATATAAAACAttgcaaagacaaacaaaccGCTTTAAACTGGCAGAACTATTGTAGCAAAGAGAGGCGATTAGAAATATATGTGATTAATTTCCTACAGTAATGAATAGATTTCCCCTGCAGGTGGAGGTTGTAATGCGAGGAGCTTATATTCTGGATGACTCAATTACAACGTGTTGCGTCATCCACGAGAACATCAGTGGGGAACAGCCCTGCGAGCAGACAGCGTACACATGTAATCACGTGacctgtgtgtgtcactgaacCGAGGTCCCAGCAAATATATAGCGCGACCTCGCTGACCCCACGCAGGGCAGCAAATGGTCTCCCGCTGTCACCTGGAGGGGAGCACAGAGCTTTCATCCCCACAGTGACGGCAGACAGCCTGCCTACACTCCCGCTGCTGCCAACATATGGAGGAGGGGACACTGTTGAGAGCACAAATATCCCACTATCACCGGGAACTCTTGAACACATCTCACTGGCCCGACTTCAAAGTAATGTCTACAGAAGTGCTAACAGATCTCAACACCATGCAAGGTGCAGCCGAGTGCAGAGG
This window encodes:
- the LOC117947029 gene encoding uridine-cytidine kinase-like 1, which produces MSFADKELLQLLDMKIFVDTDSDIRLRRDITERGRDIEGVIKQYNKFVKPAFEQYIEPTMRLADIVVPRGGGNMVAIDLIVQHVHSQLEERELTVRALLASAQQTQPLPRTLSVLESTPQVRGLHTIIRNIETSRGEFIFYSKRLMRLLIEHALTFLPSQPSGVQTPQGYEYEGRSYNGRGITGVSVLRAGETMEPALRAVCKDVRIGKILIQTNIDSGEPELHYLRLPKDISEDHVILMDSTVSTGAAAMMAVRVLLDHEVQEENIALVSLLMAGLGVHSVAYAFPKVKIIISAVDKSLDNLLHVIPRIGDFGDRYFGTDGSDSWGDKDHEHPSC
- the si:dkey-70p6.1 gene encoding uncharacterized protein si:dkey-70p6.1, with the translated sequence MASMQDGLNFTAPPYGKVLLLGAIAAASAFVVTILIVVLCVGCQRKGKTHNVPGEGGKHRLMDMGILRQSKLRSISKSDTEMNKMNCNGKSRQLPQIPSGTGEEGEHTYSEVGRSSSTHFQLHLISMTTGQTPYADEDHEMQLKVEKLEVMFMGNGEQYIWKPPEEEEMAMHQTKALGPLSAHTVENIQPAATVVAEMYSKVCKPGKKKRAMPGSPPANPGFRTLGRGDRDRDRDGGFSVVVKPQTWALQEGKAVGGPLVDHCYESIGTEECDLAYENMEGGGAWKRERPPNTCATLRPRRKKAQQPLQQQQPPPPPPTQQTPKLQHLPAKALLLPGENLYESIGDLKQGSATSSTTTIFTFNDGMEMYVTGL